In a single window of the Elaeis guineensis isolate ETL-2024a chromosome 4, EG11, whole genome shotgun sequence genome:
- the LOC114914072 gene encoding LOW QUALITY PROTEIN: uncharacterized protein (The sequence of the model RefSeq protein was modified relative to this genomic sequence to represent the inferred CDS: deleted 1 base in 1 codon) has product MASNSNNQSWALRPWGTPEWLRQRPANPPISALIRCLRRWGFPFPKARGGADQYGALAGWSVVVQVVLWGWTGRRRRRTTRGRRRGRAALRGCGESQEQSRLGLSDRRQNLDCKTWQWRTEAARDLSKAGQESSSSDPPTLASGLSSRLLSIDFPDTCDLSSGMLCQGWTIDTKYYSADLSIWTAHLDDGFSFRALPNFKQLAALVMVFDMSDGSSFLALQNWVAKIDIKSFEILLCIGNKADLVPGHYAHREYRRRMQKHGESTSDPHPEYLDYGIDETEGCSLLEDEEPPLDIRKSCLEWCCQNNIEYIEACFSNADFDKCLSVDGDIQGVERLYGALSAHMWPGMILKSGNRITIPSLVDKAETTDDESDYDFEYEVLSHGSDEPWDNTGDLGVTSKKGFVSEVNQFVKDGMVDGSGSRVDISTSSIAVGASSVSPSDLASASVVEDRPDTENRPNEYQDQKDKRETSADQAPASEVERQVELEVNAANNILDEDALYGLDDLERLMSEIGNMRENLWLMPDFQRREMAAKLAMKMAAMFGDSGDEDGL; this is encoded by the exons ATGGCGTCGAACAGCAACAACCAATCTTGGGCCCTTCGGCCCTGGGGAACCCCGGAATGGCTTCGCCAGCGGCCAGCCAATCCTCCCATCTCCGCCCTCATTCGCTGCCTTAGGCGTTGGGGTTTTCCCTTTCCAAAGGCACGGGGCGGGGCTGACCAATATGGTGCTCTTGCCGGCTGGTCGGTGGTGGTGCAGGTGGTGCTGTGGGGTTGGACTGGGAGGCGGCGGCGGCGTACTACGCGCGGTCGGCGAAGAGGACGGGCGGCCCTTCGTGGATGTGGAGAATCACAAG AGCAGAGCAGACTCGGCCTCTCCGACCGTCGTCAAAACCTCGATTGCAAGACATGGCAGTGGAGAACGGAGGCGGCGCGGGACCTGTCGAAAGCCGGCCAGGAGTCTTCGTCATCGGATCCCCCGACGTTGGCAAGCGGACTCTCCTCCC GTTTGCTTTCTATTGACTTTCCTGACACATGTGACTTGTCCTCAGGGATGCTTTGTCAAGG GTGGACTATTGATACAAAATATTACTCTGCTGATCTTTCCATTTGGACAGCTCATCTTGATGATGGATTCTCCTTCAGAGCTCTGCCAAATTTTAAGCAGTTGGCTGCATTAGTGATGGTTTTTGACATGAGTGAT GGATCTTCTTTTCTTGCCCTCCAAAATTGGGTTGCGAAGATTGACATTAAGAGCTTTGAAATACTATTGTGCATTGGAAACAAAGCAGATCTTGTCCCTGGTCATTATGCTCATAGAGAGTACAGAAGACGTATGCAGAAGCACGGAGAGTCCACTAGTGATCCCCATCCAGAATACTTGGATTATGGGATTGATGAGACTGAGGGCTGTAGTTTATTGGAGGATGAAGAACCACCTTTGGATATTAGGAAGTCATGTTTGGAATGGTGTTGCCAGAATAACATAGAATATATAGAAGCTTGTTTTTCCAATGCTGACTTTGATAAAT GTTTGTCAGTTGATGGTGATATTCAAGGTGTAGAGCGACTCTATGGTGCCCTTTCTGCTCATATGTGGCCTGGAATGATCTTGAAATCTGGAAACAGGATAACCATACCTTCCCTAGTAGACAAGGCAG AAACCACGGATGATGAATCTGATTATGACTTTGAGTACGAAGTTTTATCCCATGGTTCTGATGAACCATGGGACAACACTGGTGATTTAGGTGTGACAAGTAAGAAGGGATTTGTTTCTGAAGTCAATCAATTTGTAAAGGATGGAATGGTTGATGGTAGTGGATCTAGAGTTGACATCTCAACCTCCAGTATTGCTGTTGGAGCATCCAGTGTTTCTCCTAGTGATCTTGCCTCAGCATCAGTTGTTGAAGATCGACCTGATACCGAGAAC AGACCAAATGAGTATCAGGATCAGAAGGACAAGAGAGAGACATCTGCAGATCAGGCACCAGCCTCCGAAGTTGAAAGGCAAGTGGAGCTTGAGGTTAATGCAGCCAACAATATTTTGGATGAGGATGCTCTTTATGGTCTTGATGATCTTGAAAGATTGATGTCTGAAATTGGTAACATGCGTGAAAACTTGTGGCTGATGCCTGATTTTCAGAGGAGAGAAATGGCTGCAAAACTAGCCATGAAAATGGCTGCCATGTTTGGTGACAGTGGTGATGAAGATGGTTTGTAA